Proteins found in one Melospiza georgiana isolate bMelGeo1 chromosome 1, bMelGeo1.pri, whole genome shotgun sequence genomic segment:
- the CDC25A gene encoding M-phase inducer phosphatase 1: MDPTPSVSHRRRLLLLSPASPASPAVVKALFQDELSPVSDLRLTMEQLGRGQHENLDQDMGTKNGLHRSASSESTDSGLALDSPGPASSHDAMEDTFEKAIKASRLNLRIPFRRIHSLPQSLLGSSPALKRNHSDSLDTDAFQPLDQDENKENESFEFKKPTKPASRGFRDGRGVPAARQNSSPAQLPVGETASGEQESSRAAFLQQHSLPSSESEDDDGFMELLDDQDLKNDEEMPSDVSSLWTAPLVMRRADSRAKRCRLFGSSSMSSIAGRTTQKRMERSQEENSPGKSKKRKSLPGTSEDSTSLKLVRTQPSTAEIESILDSDQRDLIGDFSKSYLFDTVDGKHQDLKYIDSEMIVSVLTGKFESFIKQCVIIDCRYPYEYEGGHIKGAINLHMEEEVQNFLLKKPIQPSEDKRVIVVFHCEFSSERGPRMCRFVREQDRLSNEYPNLHYPELYVLKGGYKDFFSRCQSFCEPQSYRPMHHKDFKEDLKRFRTKSRTWAGEKSKREMYSRLKKL; this comes from the exons GCAGCATGAAAACCTGGACCAAGACATGGGAACCAAAAATGGATTGCACAGATCAGCCTCTTCAGAGTCCACAGACTCAG gattGGCTTTGGATTCTCCTGGCCCTGCGAGCTCCCACGATGCCATGGAGGACAC GTTTGAGAAAGCAATCAAAGCCAGCAGGCTGAA CCTTCGAATACCTTTCAGAAGAATCCATTCCCTGCCA CAAAGCCTgctgggctccagccctgctctgaagaGAAACCACTCTGACTCTCTGGACACTGATGCTTTCCAGCCTTTGGATCAGgatgaaaataaggaaaat gaatcATTTGAGTTCAAGAAGCCAACCAAACCAGCTTCTCGTGGCTTCCGTGATGGGAGGGGTGTTCCTGCAGCAAGGCAGAATTCATCTCCAGCCCAG CTGCCCGTGGGGGAAACAGCCTCTGGGGAACAGGagagctccagggcagccttcctgcagcagcattccctgccctcctcGGAGAGTGAGGATGATGATGGCttcatggagctgctggatgaCCAGGACTTGAAG AACGATGAGGAGATGCCCTCAGATGTGTCCAGCCTCTGGACGGCGCCGCTGGTCATGAGGAGAGCAGACAGCAGG GCCAAGCGGTGCCGGCTGTTTGGCTCTTCATCCATGTCAAGCATTGCAGGAAGAACCACCCAGAAGAGGATGGAGAGGTCCCAGGAGGAGAATTCCCCAGGGAAAAGCAAGAAGAGGAAAAGCCTGCCAGGAACTTCTGAGGACTCCACG agcctgaaGCTGGTGAGGACCCAGCCCTCCACAGCAGAGATTGAGAGCATTTTGGACAGTGACCAGAGGGACCTTATCGGGGACTTCTCCAAG AGTTATTTATTTGACACTGTCGATGGGAAACATCAAGATTTAAAATACATCGACTCCGAAATG ATTGTGTCTGTGCTGACTGGGAAGTTTGAGAGCTTCATCAAGCAGTGTGTGATAATTGACTGTAGATACCCCTATGAGTATGAAGGGGGGCACATCAAG ggtgCCATAAACCTGCACATGGAGGAGGAGGTGCAGAATTTCCTGCTGAAGAAGCCCATCCAGCCGTCGGAGGACAAGCGCGTCATCGTGGTGTTCCACTGCGAGTTCTCCTCGGAGCGGGGCCCGCGCAT GTGCCGGTTTGTGagggagcaggacaggctgaGCAATGAGTACCCCAACCTGCACTACCCAGAGCTCTACGTGCTCAAGGGGGGCTACAAGGATTTCTTCTCGAGGTGCCAG AGCTTCTGCGAGCCCCAGAGCTACCGCCCGATGCACCACAAGGACTTCAAGGAGGACCTGAAGAGGTTCCGCACCAAGAGCCGGACCTGGGCCGGGGAGAAGAGCAAGAGGGAGATGTACAGTCGGCTCAAGAagctctga